GATAGAATGCCCACCGTTTCATTGGTTATTTGTTGCTTTCCTGTTCGCTGTATCCTTTTGCGAAGGCAGTGTTTACGTGCACTACTCCTTTGTTAAGATTTAAGAATGGGTAATCTTCGGTGATGATGGGAAGGGAGTCAGCCTGATTCTGCGTTGTAACTGTACTTCCTGCAGGAACATATCTGTTGTCACTTATGCGAACGCCGATTATGGTACTTCCCGGTTCAAGAACACAGTTTTTCCCCACGAAGGATCGGAAAACAAGAACCTTCATACCCACGAAAGTGTCATCCAGAACGACGGCTGGACCGTGAATTTGGCATTGATGGGCTAGAGATACCCGATTGCCTATAAACACCGCATATTTTTTTCCTTCTATTTCGTATAGATTTTTCTCAACAGGTTTACCATCAGTCTCCGTTTCTAAAGCATGAATCACCACGCCATCCTGCACGTTGGAATTGTCTCCAATGTAGATGGGTTGTCCTTCGTCCCCTCTTATGGATGCAAAAGGTGCCACAAATACATGTTTACCGATTAATACGTTTCCTATAACAGCGGATAAAGGATGGATAAATGCTGATGGATCTACGGAAGGAGTGGAGATTTTTGAGCTGAAATCCGTTAATACGTTTTTCCCAATCATCTACTATACCTCCTTGTTGTTATGATATTTTTAGGGACCGGATTTTTTCCATGTCTTTTCTTTTCTTCTAACGCGAGGAGATGTTGCCAAACCGTATTTACTGTTTCCTTTGTTTCTTCAATGGATCCGTTGTTGTCAATCACAATGTCTGCTCGTTTAATTTTTTCGTAAATGGGTAACTGGGAGTTCAGACGTGCTCTGGCCTGTTCTAATGTGTATCCATTGCGTGACATCAGTCGTCTGATCTGTTCTTCGGGCGAGGCGTAGACAACGATCACAACGTCAAAATAACTTTGCATGTTTATCTCGAAAAGAAGAGGGACGTTGGAGATCACAATTGCGGTGGGGTGTTCCACCTGAATTGCTTTAAGCCGTTTTTCCCATATATTGATAACCGCAGGATGAACGATGGTGTTCAACAGTTTAAGTTTATCCCAATCTCCAAAAACGATCTCCCCCAATTTTCCCCTGTTGATGGATTTATCTTCTCGCAGTATTTCTGTCCCGAAATTGTTAACTATGGTGTACCACACTTCACTGTATGGTTCGGCTACTTCATGTGCTATTCTATCGAAATCGAGGTGAAAAGCTCCTTTTTGGACAAACATATCGGCTACTGCGGATTTCCCAGAGGCGATTCCTCCCGTAAGACCCACGTTAAGCACTTTGATTCACCTGTTCCGCTGGTAGATTATTTTCAGGCCTTCAAGTGTAAGCAGATCATCCACGACCTCTATGGTTTTTGTCTCAGGGGCAATGATTCTTGCCAGTCCGCCTGTGGCGATTACTTTAGGATTTCCTTTTGATTCGCTACGCATACGTTCTACTATCCCGTCCACCAGACCAGCATATCCGTACATGATGCCCGCCTGCATGCTGGTCACTGTGTCTTTGGCGATTACCGTTTTTGGTGTGCACAGTTCCACCCTGGGAAGTTTTGCAGCTTTTTGAAAAAGGGCTTCGCAGGAAATCATTATTCCCGGTGCTATACATCCACCCATGTACTCTCCCTTTGGTGAGATGTAGTCAAAAGTGGTTGCTGTGCCGAAATCCACTATAATGAGTTCTTGGCGGTATTTTTCATATGCGGCTACAGCATTGACGATACGGTCAGCACCCACTTCTTTGGGGTTATCGTAATATATAGGCATTCCTGTCTTTATCCCAGGTCCTACAATGAGTGGCTTCAGGTTAAAGTACTTCTCACACATGGGGATCAGTATGTTTAGCATTGGTGGGACAACACAAGAGATGACGATCGCAGAAACTTTACGGGAGGTGCTTATACGGCTTGATTTGTACAGATTGTATATCAGCATGCCGTATTCGTCTACTGTATGATCCGTTACCGTTCGTATACGCCAGTCATGTATAAGAATATCACCGTCAAAAAGCCCGAGAACTGTATTTGTATTTCCTACGTCAACGACGAGAAGCATCATTACCTCCATCTTTATTCAAAGAAAATATCGCCTGATGTTATTTTATGGACTTTGCCTGTATCATCCTGAATCATAAGACAACCTTCGTTATCTATTCCCAGAATGTTCCCGCTTAGTGTTTCTTGTCCGTAAGTTGCCCGGATTCTTCCACTTCTTTTTGCATATTTTTCCCATTGTTCCTTTATGCATCCGAAACCTTGAAGGATGAAAACTTTATACCACTTTCCCAAGCCGTTGGCGAGTCCTTCTGTGAGCTTTAACAGGTCAATCACTTGTCCAGTTTCTATAATCAGAGATGTAGCTTTAGATTTAAGCTCTTCCGGCATATCTGCATAAACCATGTTTACGTTGATACCTATACCGATTATCACAAATTCCACTTTCGAGGCAGTAGTTTTACCTTCTGTGAGAATTCCACATATTTTTTTCCCCTTCACAATTATATCGTTGGGCCATTTTATTTCTGCTGCACAAAATGAAGATAGGAGTTCGGCGACAGCTACCCCTGCCACAAGTGTGAGTAGCGGGGCGTCTTTCGGTGGCATGTCCGGCCGTAGGAGGAACGATCCGTAAAAGTTACCCTTGGGGGGAGATTGCCAGGAATGACTAACTCTCCCTCTACCTTTTGTTTGCTCCTCAGCGATGACTACTGTTCCTTCGGGAGCTCCTTCTAGAGCGAGACGGTAGGCCTCAAGATTTGTGGAGTCTATGCTTTTGTAGAAGTGAACGTATGGAAAAGGGGTTGCCCTGAGAACTTTAGTAAGGTTTGGTCCGTCGAATGGTCTCACGGTACAATTTTTAGCGATATATCAGCAGCTTTCACGGAGTGTGTCAGAGCACCCACAGATATAAAATCCACACCAGTCATGGCAATATCCCTTACATTTTCAAGAGAAACATTACCAGAGGCCTCCAGTAGCACTCTACCTCTAGTAATCCGCACTGCTTCTCTCATTTCTGGAACGGTCATGTTGTCCAACATTACGATATCTGCTCCGGCTTCAATGGCTTCCACCAGTTCCTCCGTATTCTTAACTTCCACTTCTATCTTAATATCTGAGTGTACAGCCGCTCTTGTTCTTTTGATCGCTTCACTGATACCACCGGCCGCGGTGATGTGGTTGTCCTTTATCAGAACACCGTCGTAAAGCGCAAACCGATGGTTCATTCCACCACCACAACGGACTGCGTATTTGTCCAGGATTCGTAACCCCGGATTTGTCTTCCTTGTATCGAGTATTTTCGCATTTGTTCCTACAACTGCCAGGCAAAACTGCCTTGTAAGGGTAGCAATGCCCGACATCCTTTGTAGGAAATTTAGGGCTGTGCGCTCTGCCGTTAAGATGGACGCTAATTTTCCTTCCACGTATGCAAGTACGGTATCTGAAAAGACTTCCTGACCGTCCTCAACTTCGGTTTTTACCGTGAGAGTATTGTCCATTGTAAGAAATACTTCACGGAATATGTGAATTCCTGAAACTACGAGGTTTTTTTTTGCGATGGCTTTTGCTCTTCCCTTTTCTCTGCCAGTGAGGATAGACTTCGTGGTTATATCACCACTTCCTATATCCTCCTCGAGAGCTTTTTCGATAAGTGGGCGAACGGAATTTATGTCAAAATTAACCATAAAGTTCTGTAACCTTACGCAGGGCTTCCTCCAGTATTCTAAGTTTTTCCGTTAATTCCTTATGTCTTTCTTCTTCTCTGGTTACAACTGAAGCTGCTGCCCGTGTACGGAACTCCGGGTTCTCCAGTTTTTGTGAGCAAATTTTGAGGTCCTTTAAAACTTTGTTTAGTTCTTTTTCGAGACGGGTTTTTTCCATTTTGGGGTCAATGACACCTTCTAATGAAACATGTACTTTTACGTTTGAACCAGCCACGCCTGTAGCTACATTTGGTGGTTCCGGTAAATTTTGTCCGATTTGAAGATCTTTCAATCCGGCTAGGTTGAGAATGTAAGATCTTCCATCTAAAAGAATTTTCTCTGTGAGCCCATCGTTGGTCGATAAAACAACCTCAAGTTTCTTTGAGGGGGGTATCCTCATTTCTCCCCTAATGTTGCGAATCCTTGTGATGACATCCATGATTAGCTCCATATGCTGTTCTGCTTCTTCATCTACTTCAAAGCCATTGGGTACTGGGAAAGGACTCACCATAATTGAAGTTCCATCACCTACAATATTTTGCCACAATTCTTCAGTTACAAAAGGCATGAATGGATGAAGTAGTTTGAGAGATGTTTTTAAGACTTGGTATAGGGTATCCTGAGCTGCAAGGCGCTTACTTTCATCCTCACCACGGTACAGGACTGGTTTTATCATCTCGAGATACCAGTCACAAAGTTCGTACCAAATGAAATGGTAGGTGGTGGAAGCAGCTTCGTTGAATTTGTATTCATCTAGACCTCTGATGACACCACTTATTGCCCTGTGCGCTCGAGAGCGAATCCAGCGATCGTGGAGACCAAGGTCTTTTTTATGTATAATTTCACCTTCATTGTAGTCACTCAAATTCATCAGGGCAAACCGGGCAGCATTCCATACTTTATTAACGAAGAATTTGTAGCCCTCTATCCGCTCTTCAGACATGCGGATATCCCGACCCTGAGCGGTAAATGCGGCAAGTGTAAAACGAAAGGCATCCGCACCGTATTTCTCTATCATTTCTATGGGGTCAATGATATTTCCTCTAGATTTACTCATTTTCTCGCCGTGCTCATCACGCACAAGAGCATGGAGGTACACATCCCTGAAAGGAACATCCTTCATGATATATAGACCCATCATCATCATTCTGGCTACCCAGAAGAAGAGTATATCAAAACCTGTGATGAGCAAGGAAGTTGGGTAGAACGTTCTTAATGCAGGTGTGTCATCAGGCCATCCGAGAGTGGAAAAAGGCCAGAGGGCGGAACTGAACCATGTGTCTAGGACGTCTTCGTCTTGCCTCAGATCACTGTTATTACAATTTGGGCAGTAATCGGGATCCTCCACTTGAACTATGGTATTACCGCAATTATCGCAGTACCAGACTGGTATCCTGTGTCCCCACCAAATCTGGCGTGAAATGCACCAGTCACGGATATTTGCCATCCAATCGAAATACGTGGCTTCCCACATCGAAGGTACTATTCGCGTTTTTCCTGTTACCACAGCAGCTGTTGCCTCACGGGCGAGAGGACCAACTTTCACAAACCACTGTTTTGATATGAAAGGCTCGATCACAGTTTTGCAGCGGTAACAGTGACCTATGTTATGGGTATATGGTTCAACTTTAATTAAATAGCCCTTTTCCTTGAGATCCTGAACCACCTTTTCTCGGCAGATGTATCTGTCCAAACCTCTGTACGGTCCACCATTTTCATTAATTACAGCGTTACCATCCATTATCTTTATGATTTCCAGGTTATGACGCCCCGCAATGAGAAAATCAGCGGGGTCACAGGCAGGGGTAATTTTTACAGCTCCAGAACCAAAATCCATGTCCACGTATTCATCGGCTATTACTGGGATAGGCCTATCCATTAATGGTAGTATAACTTTCTTACCAACTTTGTCTCTGTAGCGAGGATCTTTGGGATTTACCGCAACCGCCGTGTCACCAAGCATCGTTTCAGGCCTGGTTGTTGCAACCACAATACTTCCACTTCCGTCTGCGAAGGGATAGCGGATGTGCCAGAGATGACCCGCTTCTTCCTCGTACTCCACCTCCAGGTCGGAGATCGCAGTGTGGCAACGGGGACACCAATTTACAATGTAGTCTCCCTGATAGATTAGACCATCGTTGTATAGGCGAACAAACACCTCTCGTACTGCACGTGAGCAACCTTCGTCCATTGTGAAACGCTCTCTGTCCCAATCACATGAACAGCCTAGACGTTTAAGCTGGTTGATGATTACGTTTCCATATTTTTCCTTCCACTGCCAGACCCTCTCCAAAAACTTTTCCCGACCGAGATCATTCCGTGTAAGTCCTTCCTTAGCCAGTTCCTGCTCCACTACGTTTTGGGTCGCAATGCCCGCATGATCGGTTCCTGGCAGCCATAGGGCATTGTAACCCTGCATTCTCCGGTACCGTGTCATGATGTCCTGAAGGGTGTTGTTGAGAGCGTGTCCCATATGAAGCATGCCTGTTACGTTGGGAGGTGGTATAACTATACAGAAGGGTTTTTTCTCACTTACATCCTCAGCACGGAATAGTTTTTTTTCCAGCCAGTATGAATACCATTTAGCTTCCGATGTATGGGGATCGAAATTATTGCCTAAGGTTCCTCGTGCCATTTATGCACTCCTTGTTTTCAGTTTTTATCCTGGATTTAGAAGATCTTAAGCTCTTCCTTGAATTTCTTTATTATTAGAAGTGCTTCTACACCCGAGACCTTATCCAGCGGAGCAAACTCACCTGTGGATATGTTTTTCGCCTGCATAACGCCCCTTGAGGTGACTACCATTACAGCGTTGAAATAGGGTAAATCGGAGCGTAAATCGGGGAAGGGTGAGGGTGAACCAATGTATTTTGTAGCCAGCGTATTGTCGCCTGTAATCTTTATGAGGATATCTTCTATCATCATAGCATAGGTAGCCCTGTCCACAAATTCATTGGGGTAGAAGTTTCCATCGGGATAATTTTCCAATCCTCGAACGCCAATCTGGAGTATACCTTCAATATCGGCCTTTAATGGATGTTCCGCAATGTCATTGGCTGTTACTGGTTTCTTGGTTTCCGATTGGTATTTTTCTGGTTCTTTAAATGAGGTATCAAAGGTCTTTGGTGTTCTTTTTTTGTACAGCACATCGATTTTCATTTCCTCCATAAAAAGTGCAGCCGCATCGGCACGAGTTATTTTCTCCAAAAGGGCGATTTTTTTACCAGTTACAGTTCCAGGCATTGCACGTTGTATATCTTGAACGATTTTCCACTGTTTTTCCGCTTCTGCCGTTAACTCCCCTTTTAAATCCATGACTTTGGAGAACATCTCTCCGGCTCGATGGAAGTCCAGTGCTGTTTTATAAGCAAATCCCATCCAGTAAAATGCGGGTGCGTATTTTTGATCAAGTTCTATTGCTTTGTGAAATTCCTCTTCACATTTATCGAGCCAGCTTTTATCCTGTTCGCAATCAGTTCCGATCTTTGTGCACGCTATTTTGCTCAATGTGTTTACTCTTATGAATCCAACGTGAATAAAACACTTTTCTTCATTTGTCTTCGCATATTTCCACCCTTTTTTCAGGTTGTCAAAAGCAGCTTTATAATCCTGAAGATAGGCCTTAACTAGAGCGAGTCCTCCGTAAGCTTTTGAAAAACTTGGTGATAGTTCAATGGCTCTGTTAAATTCTTTTTGTGCTTGCTCGAATTTTTCCTCGTCGAGAAGTTTCATCCCTGTGTAAAAATGATGCTCTGGTGTGTCCATTTCTGCCAAAGGTTTTGCTGGTTTTGGGGGTGCACAGGAAATGAACAAAAGAAAAAATCCCAAAAGACATAGCACTGATAAGAGATGGGTTTTACGGAGATTTGACATATTATTCTCCTTTCTAAGGTAAATGAAATTGATTTTCTTTTAAACTTTGACTATTTAGGTGGAAGCGATTTTATAAT
The genomic region above belongs to Syntrophales bacterium and contains:
- a CDS encoding type III pantothenate kinase, with product MLLVVDVGNTNTVLGLFDGDILIHDWRIRTVTDHTVDEYGMLIYNLYKSSRISTSRKVSAIVISCVVPPMLNILIPMCEKYFNLKPLIVGPGIKTGMPIYYDNPKEVGADRIVNAVAAYEKYRQELIIVDFGTATTFDYISPKGEYMGGCIAPGIMISCEALFQKAAKLPRVELCTPKTVIAKDTVTSMQAGIMYGYAGLVDGIVERMRSESKGNPKVIATGGLARIIAPETKTIEVVDDLLTLEGLKIIYQRNR
- a CDS encoding tetratricopeptide repeat protein; the protein is MSNLRKTHLLSVLCLLGFFLLFISCAPPKPAKPLAEMDTPEHHFYTGMKLLDEEKFEQAQKEFNRAIELSPSFSKAYGGLALVKAYLQDYKAAFDNLKKGWKYAKTNEEKCFIHVGFIRVNTLSKIACTKIGTDCEQDKSWLDKCEEEFHKAIELDQKYAPAFYWMGFAYKTALDFHRAGEMFSKVMDLKGELTAEAEKQWKIVQDIQRAMPGTVTGKKIALLEKITRADAAALFMEEMKIDVLYKKRTPKTFDTSFKEPEKYQSETKKPVTANDIAEHPLKADIEGILQIGVRGLENYPDGNFYPNEFVDRATYAMMIEDILIKITGDNTLATKYIGSPSPFPDLRSDLPYFNAVMVVTSRGVMQAKNISTGEFAPLDKVSGVEALLIIKKFKEELKIF
- the nadC gene encoding carboxylating nicotinate-nucleotide diphosphorylase gives rise to the protein MVNFDINSVRPLIEKALEEDIGSGDITTKSILTGREKGRAKAIAKKNLVVSGIHIFREVFLTMDNTLTVKTEVEDGQEVFSDTVLAYVEGKLASILTAERTALNFLQRMSGIATLTRQFCLAVVGTNAKILDTRKTNPGLRILDKYAVRCGGGMNHRFALYDGVLIKDNHITAAGGISEAIKRTRAAVHSDIKIEVEVKNTEELVEAIEAGADIVMLDNMTVPEMREAVRITRGRVLLEASGNVSLENVRDIAMTGVDFISVGALTHSVKAADISLKIVP
- a CDS encoding carbonic anhydrase yields the protein MIGKNVLTDFSSKISTPSVDPSAFIHPLSAVIGNVLIGKHVFVAPFASIRGDEGQPIYIGDNSNVQDGVVIHALETETDGKPVEKNLYEIEGKKYAVFIGNRVSLAHQCQIHGPAVVLDDTFVGMKVLVFRSFVGKNCVLEPGSTIIGVRISDNRYVPAGSTVTTQNQADSLPIITEDYPFLNLNKGVVHVNTAFAKGYSEQESNK
- the coaE gene encoding dephospho-CoA kinase (Dephospho-CoA kinase (CoaE) performs the final step in coenzyme A biosynthesis.), with protein sequence MLNVGLTGGIASGKSAVADMFVQKGAFHLDFDRIAHEVAEPYSEVWYTIVNNFGTEILREDKSINRGKLGEIVFGDWDKLKLLNTIVHPAVINIWEKRLKAIQVEHPTAIVISNVPLLFEINMQSYFDVVIVVYASPEEQIRRLMSRNGYTLEQARARLNSQLPIYEKIKRADIVIDNNGSIEETKETVNTVWQHLLALEEKKRHGKNPVPKNIITTRRYSR
- a CDS encoding valine--tRNA ligase — translated: MARGTLGNNFDPHTSEAKWYSYWLEKKLFRAEDVSEKKPFCIVIPPPNVTGMLHMGHALNNTLQDIMTRYRRMQGYNALWLPGTDHAGIATQNVVEQELAKEGLTRNDLGREKFLERVWQWKEKYGNVIINQLKRLGCSCDWDRERFTMDEGCSRAVREVFVRLYNDGLIYQGDYIVNWCPRCHTAISDLEVEYEEEAGHLWHIRYPFADGSGSIVVATTRPETMLGDTAVAVNPKDPRYRDKVGKKVILPLMDRPIPVIADEYVDMDFGSGAVKITPACDPADFLIAGRHNLEIIKIMDGNAVINENGGPYRGLDRYICREKVVQDLKEKGYLIKVEPYTHNIGHCYRCKTVIEPFISKQWFVKVGPLAREATAAVVTGKTRIVPSMWEATYFDWMANIRDWCISRQIWWGHRIPVWYCDNCGNTIVQVEDPDYCPNCNNSDLRQDEDVLDTWFSSALWPFSTLGWPDDTPALRTFYPTSLLITGFDILFFWVARMMMMGLYIMKDVPFRDVYLHALVRDEHGEKMSKSRGNIIDPIEMIEKYGADAFRFTLAAFTAQGRDIRMSEERIEGYKFFVNKVWNAARFALMNLSDYNEGEIIHKKDLGLHDRWIRSRAHRAISGVIRGLDEYKFNEAASTTYHFIWYELCDWYLEMIKPVLYRGEDESKRLAAQDTLYQVLKTSLKLLHPFMPFVTEELWQNIVGDGTSIMVSPFPVPNGFEVDEEAEQHMELIMDVITRIRNIRGEMRIPPSKKLEVVLSTNDGLTEKILLDGRSYILNLAGLKDLQIGQNLPEPPNVATGVAGSNVKVHVSLEGVIDPKMEKTRLEKELNKVLKDLKICSQKLENPEFRTRAAASVVTREEERHKELTEKLRILEEALRKVTELYG
- a CDS encoding biotin--[acetyl-CoA-carboxylase] ligase yields the protein MRPFDGPNLTKVLRATPFPYVHFYKSIDSTNLEAYRLALEGAPEGTVVIAEEQTKGRGRVSHSWQSPPKGNFYGSFLLRPDMPPKDAPLLTLVAGVAVAELLSSFCAAEIKWPNDIIVKGKKICGILTEGKTTASKVEFVIIGIGINVNMVYADMPEELKSKATSLIIETGQVIDLLKLTEGLANGLGKWYKVFILQGFGCIKEQWEKYAKRSGRIRATYGQETLSGNILGIDNEGCLMIQDDTGKVHKITSGDIFFE